A section of the Arabiibacter massiliensis genome encodes:
- a CDS encoding ABC transporter ATP-binding protein, which produces MANVVEAIDLHRIYESASGYTHALRGVSLTVAQGEFLAIMGPSGSGKSTLMNLLGCLDTPTRGRYLLEGVDVAAYRDDELAEIRATRLGFVFQSFNLLPRATVLRNVVLPLIYTACPRKERELRAHAALRSVSIDERLYDHNSNELSGGQMQRVAIARALVNDPALILADEPTGNLDTATGDMVLATFKRLRDAGKTIVLITHEPDVAAHADRVVHIRDGRLYEGAQPSAGGGEGARP; this is translated from the coding sequence ATGGCCAACGTCGTCGAGGCCATCGACCTCCATCGCATCTACGAGAGCGCGTCGGGCTACACCCACGCCCTGCGCGGCGTGTCGCTCACGGTGGCGCAGGGCGAGTTTTTGGCCATCATGGGGCCGTCGGGCTCGGGCAAGTCCACGCTCATGAACCTGCTCGGCTGCCTCGACACGCCCACGCGCGGGCGCTACCTTTTGGAAGGCGTCGACGTGGCCGCCTATCGCGACGACGAGCTGGCAGAGATCCGCGCCACGCGCCTCGGCTTCGTGTTCCAGTCGTTCAACCTGCTGCCGCGCGCCACCGTGCTGCGCAACGTGGTGCTGCCGCTCATCTACACGGCCTGCCCGCGCAAGGAGCGCGAGCTGCGCGCCCACGCGGCGCTGCGCAGCGTCTCCATCGACGAGCGGCTCTACGACCACAACAGCAACGAGCTCTCCGGCGGCCAGATGCAGCGCGTGGCCATCGCGCGCGCCCTGGTGAACGATCCGGCCCTCATCCTGGCCGACGAGCCCACCGGCAACCTGGACACCGCCACGGGCGATATGGTGCTCGCCACGTTCAAGCGCCTGCGCGACGCGGGCAAGACCATCGTGCTCATCACGCACGAGCCCGACGTGGCCGCCCACGCCGACCGCGTCGTGCACATCCGCGACGGACGGCTCTACGAGGGGGCGCAGCCGAGCGCCGGCGGCGGGGAAGGGGCGCGCCCATGA
- a CDS encoding DUF4430 domain-containing protein — MTIGSHAARATSAGAGIPKKLLSLLLAYVLAASLAPSAAWAQLETPAADASAEEPAAEPAAEEQPGVEPAEEPAEPTEEPQPVEAAPDPAPAAEEPAEAEPAAVASAESASAPAATPAPRAAASTIDGVRIKASATADLPSKIGVGQPLYAWAFVEEDDGWWDVEEVEIDDYSGATFQWYRGATKVSYAYGASSYRGYAPIDGAVSQTYQASESDQGSYLAVKVTLPGGGEFWSAASTSQVTDGKATLTSVAISGKAKTGQVLSATAYGEPQYSWQDPEPVMAGVAFQWLRGAAEDGGFAPIEGAAGATYQVGPEDAGCYLKVVASSSNTVEAVAGPVAAAGSPGNEERLAAALEALENDGFSGWCPNPVYGVDANLNDMTEAELAKLGFSDVISTVSSAAFANPDPRQTGGVDTSSGSSNGDIAYFYVSPDEKGGLDYGVIRKLDLTFSLVCGDASDTYAPAKATVLAWDEGRVERLLKEKAASLAIGFAPGEGAGAVTQDLTLPNKLAGRTWSEVTWTSSDPEAVNVTGYAWEDRTGKVTRSAADRTVRLTATVGVVTSGGPETTIEKTFDVTVKGDPEKVAAAKAELQQKVDASFTYDNVRLAETGAVADRDALTGDVQLPVPATIGVDGKYYEVAYTASADAVVVNGWAGTVYRPLPGEDAAQVDIVLTVTDKANPEISAAKTLAFTVAPLEQADIDRELALMDAAVAGYAAAIANDQDADAVTSDLHAFQKTYLDANGNLAWAYDRTSADAAGAGIVPVDLEGYDPMGTAGWRLFKSSDPSVVSHENLLVTQPEYNAKVTIESRLASEKYARYAERYPDNAAFQKLAGRDVSAEFAVRGESGQEDPFVTATCSVIGVDKDGAAQTWAAAEPYTLDVGATVADLAEALFAKTGMAADFGVGAWGWSLNAITSPFDAGLTLRWGTLQGLGWMFYVNGQDLGKGAGDYALQPGDRVIWRYGSWQDPAPADKLSVTCEVIGTDADGAAQTWASATAFALDEGATAADLSEALFEQAGLTAQTGTGAYGWYLTSIASPYTGEQLGSVETSPGVWSFWQLFVNGELANVGAGGCVLAAGDVVTWCYGSDGTLPGQVAASCEVIGLDANGNAQRWAAPASYTMVEGATAADLTEQMLAKTGLEGTVVRGDFWYLSDMTSPYDDALTLAFDPTTGAYWQMFVNGEWSLDGADAYTLQPGDSVTWCYTADPKLPDPDAAVPDPNAPRPSYDASWPGFAGGGAPGGAVVSSPTPAESAELAWSYRYADAKTGVSEPLVVDGDVYLVTSGELRRIDADTGEVLAAANVGGTFLYSCRPAYADGVIVVPFDDGSLAAFTADRLTCVWKTAPLPTADGARYQSLSSLTVADGRVLAAFTVVGAGGVGVRGALLCASLADGRVLWTKVDDAADGSAAGYYWAGAAASGGDVVIGDEAGAVTLLDGATGAAKSSVALGAPCRAGIVEVPAQGRAAGAAAYAAVTTDGTLHLVVRESDQLRAAGSVRFAERSTSTPAVAGGKAFVCGADAEGYGTLSVIDLGTLAVDCALRGGRGDAQSAPLVSVQGDGTYAYFTCNGLPGGVYGYRLGDEAAYLLFAPEGEQRQYTAASVVADAQGNLYYTNDSGTLFALKGRAGAKVTFEANGGSYVAPVYVALGTALIAPADPVRDGFTFAGWFADEACTTPWSFEAKVEGPLTLYAKWTAKGQGGDPEATGSSSRPLARTPFGSAPAAARSPLAEAVQAVKEAAAPEAAQASAAGSRAKTLAASGGAADAGGSEALGGGLNPLAASGLALGAVGLVAVGAYVLIARRRNGGLS, encoded by the coding sequence ATGACCATCGGTTCTCACGCTGCGCGCGCCACCTCGGCGGGCGCGGGAATCCCCAAGAAGCTGCTTTCGCTGCTGCTGGCCTACGTGCTGGCGGCCTCCCTCGCGCCGAGCGCCGCCTGGGCGCAGCTCGAAACGCCCGCTGCCGACGCGTCTGCGGAGGAGCCGGCTGCTGAGCCGGCCGCGGAAGAACAGCCGGGCGTCGAGCCTGCCGAGGAGCCGGCCGAGCCGACGGAAGAGCCGCAGCCCGTCGAGGCTGCTCCCGACCCCGCGCCGGCCGCCGAAGAGCCAGCCGAGGCAGAGCCCGCCGCCGTCGCCTCGGCCGAGAGCGCCTCCGCGCCTGCGGCGACGCCGGCCCCGCGCGCGGCCGCGAGCACGATCGACGGCGTGCGTATCAAGGCCTCCGCCACCGCCGACCTGCCTTCCAAGATAGGCGTCGGGCAGCCGCTCTACGCCTGGGCGTTCGTCGAGGAGGACGACGGCTGGTGGGACGTCGAGGAGGTCGAGATCGACGACTACTCCGGCGCGACGTTCCAGTGGTACCGCGGCGCGACGAAGGTGTCCTACGCGTACGGCGCATCGAGCTACCGCGGCTACGCTCCCATCGACGGCGCGGTTTCCCAAACCTACCAGGCAAGCGAGTCCGACCAGGGCTCGTATCTCGCGGTGAAGGTGACGCTGCCGGGTGGCGGCGAATTCTGGTCTGCGGCCTCAACCTCCCAGGTAACGGACGGCAAGGCGACGCTGACGTCCGTCGCGATCAGCGGCAAGGCGAAGACGGGGCAGGTGCTTTCCGCCACGGCGTACGGCGAGCCGCAGTACAGCTGGCAGGATCCCGAGCCGGTCATGGCGGGCGTGGCGTTCCAGTGGCTGCGCGGCGCGGCCGAGGACGGCGGGTTCGCCCCCATCGAAGGCGCTGCGGGCGCGACGTACCAGGTGGGGCCCGAGGATGCCGGATGCTACCTCAAGGTCGTCGCCAGCTCGTCGAACACGGTGGAAGCTGTGGCCGGCCCCGTCGCGGCGGCGGGTTCGCCGGGCAACGAGGAGCGCCTCGCCGCGGCCCTCGAAGCGCTGGAGAACGACGGCTTCAGCGGCTGGTGCCCGAACCCCGTGTACGGCGTGGACGCCAACCTCAACGACATGACGGAGGCCGAGCTCGCGAAGCTCGGGTTCTCCGACGTGATTTCCACGGTCTCGTCGGCCGCCTTCGCGAACCCCGACCCCCGGCAGACGGGCGGCGTCGACACGTCGAGCGGCTCCTCCAACGGCGACATCGCGTACTTCTACGTCTCGCCCGACGAGAAGGGCGGCCTGGACTACGGCGTCATCCGCAAGCTGGATCTGACGTTCTCCCTTGTCTGTGGCGACGCGTCCGATACGTACGCGCCTGCCAAGGCCACGGTGCTCGCGTGGGACGAGGGCCGGGTGGAGCGCCTGCTCAAGGAGAAGGCCGCCTCGCTCGCCATCGGCTTCGCGCCAGGCGAGGGGGCAGGCGCCGTCACGCAGGACCTCACGCTGCCGAACAAGCTGGCGGGCAGGACGTGGTCGGAGGTGACGTGGACGTCGTCCGATCCCGAGGCCGTCAACGTCACCGGGTACGCGTGGGAGGACCGCACCGGCAAGGTCACGCGCAGCGCGGCCGATCGCACGGTGCGCCTCACGGCAACCGTGGGCGTCGTGACGTCCGGCGGTCCCGAGACGACTATCGAGAAGACGTTCGACGTCACGGTGAAGGGCGACCCCGAGAAGGTGGCGGCCGCGAAGGCCGAGCTCCAGCAGAAGGTGGATGCGAGCTTCACGTACGACAACGTCAGGCTGGCCGAGACGGGCGCCGTCGCCGACCGCGACGCGCTGACGGGCGATGTGCAGCTGCCCGTGCCGGCGACCATCGGCGTTGATGGCAAGTATTACGAGGTGGCCTACACCGCCTCTGCCGACGCTGTGGTCGTGAACGGCTGGGCCGGCACGGTGTACCGCCCGCTGCCCGGCGAGGATGCGGCGCAGGTGGACATCGTGCTCACGGTCACCGACAAGGCGAATCCCGAGATCAGCGCCGCGAAGACGCTCGCGTTCACGGTGGCGCCGCTCGAGCAGGCCGACATCGACCGCGAACTCGCGCTCATGGACGCGGCCGTCGCCGGGTACGCCGCCGCCATCGCGAACGACCAGGACGCCGACGCGGTCACGAGCGACCTGCATGCGTTCCAGAAGACGTATCTCGACGCGAACGGCAACTTGGCCTGGGCATACGATCGCACGTCGGCCGATGCCGCAGGCGCGGGCATCGTGCCGGTGGACTTGGAGGGCTACGACCCCATGGGCACGGCCGGCTGGAGGCTCTTCAAGTCGAGCGATCCGTCCGTGGTATCCCACGAGAACCTGCTCGTGACCCAGCCCGAGTACAACGCGAAGGTGACCATCGAGTCGCGCCTGGCCAGCGAGAAGTACGCCCGCTACGCCGAGCGCTATCCGGACAACGCCGCCTTCCAGAAGCTCGCCGGGCGCGACGTGTCCGCCGAGTTCGCCGTCAGGGGCGAAAGCGGGCAGGAGGACCCCTTCGTCACGGCCACCTGCTCGGTGATCGGTGTCGACAAGGACGGCGCGGCGCAGACCTGGGCGGCTGCCGAGCCGTACACGCTGGACGTCGGCGCCACCGTGGCCGACCTCGCCGAGGCGCTGTTCGCGAAGACGGGCATGGCCGCCGACTTCGGCGTCGGCGCGTGGGGGTGGTCGCTCAACGCCATCACCTCGCCGTTCGATGCCGGGCTGACGCTTCGCTGGGGCACGCTCCAAGGCTTGGGCTGGATGTTCTACGTGAACGGCCAAGACCTCGGCAAGGGCGCGGGCGACTACGCGCTCCAGCCGGGCGACCGCGTCATCTGGCGCTACGGCTCGTGGCAGGATCCTGCGCCTGCCGACAAGCTGTCGGTGACGTGCGAGGTCATCGGCACGGACGCCGACGGCGCGGCGCAGACGTGGGCCTCCGCGACGGCGTTCGCCCTGGACGAGGGCGCCACGGCCGCCGACCTCTCCGAGGCGCTGTTCGAACAGGCGGGCCTCACCGCCCAGACGGGCACGGGCGCGTACGGCTGGTACCTGACCTCCATCGCCTCGCCGTACACCGGCGAGCAGCTGGGAAGCGTCGAGACGTCCCCGGGCGTATGGTCGTTCTGGCAGCTGTTCGTGAACGGCGAGCTGGCTAACGTGGGCGCCGGCGGCTGCGTGCTCGCGGCCGGCGACGTCGTCACGTGGTGCTACGGCTCCGACGGCACGCTGCCCGGTCAGGTGGCGGCCTCCTGCGAGGTCATCGGCCTCGACGCGAACGGCAACGCGCAACGGTGGGCCGCGCCGGCATCCTATACTATGGTGGAGGGCGCCACGGCGGCCGACCTCACGGAGCAGATGCTCGCGAAGACGGGGCTTGAGGGAACCGTCGTCCGGGGGGATTTCTGGTACCTCAGCGACATGACCTCGCCTTACGACGACGCGCTCACGCTCGCCTTCGATCCCACGACGGGCGCCTACTGGCAGATGTTCGTGAACGGGGAGTGGTCGCTCGACGGCGCCGACGCCTACACGCTCCAGCCGGGCGACTCCGTCACCTGGTGCTACACGGCCGATCCGAAGCTGCCCGACCCCGATGCCGCGGTCCCCGACCCCAACGCCCCGCGCCCGAGCTACGACGCCTCCTGGCCCGGCTTCGCGGGCGGCGGCGCGCCGGGCGGCGCGGTGGTGTCCAGCCCGACGCCCGCCGAGTCGGCCGAGCTCGCCTGGTCGTACCGCTACGCGGATGCGAAGACCGGCGTGTCGGAGCCGCTCGTCGTCGACGGCGATGTGTACCTGGTCACGTCGGGCGAGTTGCGCCGCATCGACGCCGACACGGGCGAGGTGCTGGCCGCGGCCAACGTGGGCGGCACGTTCCTGTACAGCTGCCGCCCCGCCTACGCGGACGGCGTGATCGTGGTGCCCTTCGACGACGGCAGCCTGGCCGCGTTCACGGCCGACCGCCTGACCTGCGTGTGGAAGACCGCGCCGCTTCCCACGGCGGACGGCGCTCGCTACCAGTCCCTTTCGTCGCTGACCGTGGCCGATGGGCGCGTGCTCGCCGCGTTCACCGTGGTGGGCGCGGGCGGCGTCGGCGTGCGGGGCGCGCTTCTGTGCGCGAGCCTCGCCGACGGCAGGGTGCTGTGGACGAAGGTGGACGACGCCGCGGACGGCTCCGCCGCCGGGTACTACTGGGCGGGCGCGGCCGCGTCCGGCGGCGACGTGGTGATCGGCGACGAGGCGGGCGCGGTGACGCTCTTGGACGGCGCGACCGGGGCGGCGAAGTCGTCGGTCGCGCTCGGCGCGCCGTGCCGTGCGGGCATCGTGGAGGTTCCCGCGCAAGGGCGCGCGGCCGGGGCGGCGGCGTACGCGGCGGTCACGACGGACGGCACGCTCCACCTGGTCGTGCGCGAAAGCGACCAGCTGCGAGCGGCCGGCTCGGTGCGCTTCGCCGAGCGTTCCACCTCCACGCCGGCCGTGGCGGGCGGCAAGGCGTTCGTCTGCGGCGCCGATGCGGAGGGCTATGGAACGCTTTCGGTCATCGACCTGGGCACGCTCGCCGTCGACTGCGCTTTGCGTGGCGGCAGGGGCGACGCGCAGAGCGCCCCGCTCGTTTCCGTGCAGGGCGACGGCACCTACGCCTACTTCACCTGCAACGGTCTGCCGGGCGGCGTCTACGGCTACCGCCTGGGCGACGAGGCGGCCTACCTGCTGTTCGCACCTGAGGGCGAGCAGCGGCAGTACACTGCGGCGTCCGTCGTGGCCGACGCGCAGGGCAACCTCTACTACACCAACGACTCGGGCACGCTGTTCGCGCTCAAGGGCCGCGCGGGGGCGAAGGTGACGTTCGAGGCGAACGGCGGCTCGTACGTGGCGCCCGTGTACGTGGCGCTCGGCACGGCGCTGATCGCCCCCGCCGACCCCGTGCGCGACGGCTTCACGTTCGCCGGCTGGTTCGCCGACGAGGCTTGCACGACCCCGTGGAGCTTCGAGGCGAAGGTGGAAGGCCCTCTCACGCTCTACGCGAAGTGGACGGCGAAGGGGCAGGGCGGAGATCCGGAAGCTACGGGCTCGTCGTCGCGCCCGCTTGCCCGGACGCCGTTCGGCTCCGCGCCGGCAGCCGCGCGCTCGCCGCTCGCGGAGGCGGTGCAGGCTGTGAAGGAGGCCGCCGCGCCTGAGGCCGCCCAAGCGTCTGCGGCCGGCAGCCGCGCGAAGACGCTCGCGGCGTCCGGTGGCGCCGCCGACGCGGGAGGGTCGGAGGCGCTCGGCGGCGGGCTGAACCCGCTTGCCGCCTCGGGCCTTGCGCTCGGCGCGGTCGGGCTCGTGGCCGTGGGCGCGTACGTGCTGATCGCGCGCAGGAGAAACGGAGGATTGTCATGA
- a CDS encoding ABC transporter permease has product MRIGDLFYETWHALSANKGRSLLTILGIVIGIAAVIAMTSLIAGIQNTLMGEMGFSQARQVSISAYSPDGITFDDLDRLALGMPEYETITGAGYASTEVTGADGQKNFVGVTGVRPDFFAVNGSKLKEGRFFTDAEEQGAARLVVVEANSLMQLFGSADAQVIGSSIRLGNDDYTVVGVLESTSFMGGAPLYVPFTTVETRLGGGGGIQQILGIAREGTDMDRLVETTQTFVAQYFNAEPDTVYVQSLDAVIQQMETMMASFSLLMGSVASISLFVGGIGIMNMMLTNVTERIREIGLRKSLGARRRDITKQFLLESVMLCVTGGVFGIVFGFLAAFGLGQLVGAVQPGMSVTPVLAPEVVAGAVGVCVLIGVVFGSYPARRAAKLDPVESLRYQ; this is encoded by the coding sequence ATGAGGATAGGCGACCTCTTCTACGAGACATGGCACGCTCTGTCGGCCAACAAGGGCCGCTCGCTGCTCACCATCTTAGGCATCGTCATCGGCATCGCGGCCGTCATCGCTATGACCTCGCTCATCGCGGGCATCCAGAACACGCTCATGGGCGAGATGGGGTTCTCGCAGGCGCGCCAGGTGTCCATCAGCGCCTACTCGCCTGACGGCATCACGTTCGACGATCTGGACAGGCTTGCGCTGGGCATGCCCGAGTACGAGACCATCACCGGTGCCGGGTACGCGTCGACCGAGGTCACGGGCGCGGACGGGCAGAAGAACTTCGTGGGCGTCACCGGCGTGCGCCCCGACTTCTTCGCGGTGAACGGCTCGAAGCTCAAGGAGGGGCGCTTCTTCACCGACGCCGAGGAGCAGGGCGCCGCGCGTCTCGTCGTGGTGGAGGCGAACTCGCTCATGCAGCTCTTCGGCAGCGCTGACGCCCAGGTCATAGGCTCGTCCATCCGCCTCGGCAACGACGACTACACGGTGGTGGGCGTGCTCGAGTCCACCTCGTTCATGGGCGGCGCGCCGCTCTACGTGCCCTTCACCACGGTCGAGACGCGGCTGGGCGGCGGGGGCGGCATCCAGCAGATCCTCGGCATCGCGCGCGAGGGTACCGACATGGACCGCCTGGTCGAGACCACGCAGACGTTCGTGGCGCAGTATTTCAACGCCGAGCCCGACACCGTCTACGTGCAGTCCCTCGACGCCGTCATCCAGCAGATGGAGACGATGATGGCGTCGTTCTCGCTGCTCATGGGGTCGGTGGCGTCCATCTCGCTGTTCGTGGGCGGCATCGGCATCATGAACATGATGCTGACGAACGTCACCGAGCGCATCCGCGAGATAGGGCTCCGCAAGTCGCTCGGGGCGCGGCGGCGCGACATCACAAAGCAGTTCCTGCTGGAATCGGTGATGCTCTGCGTGACGGGCGGGGTGTTCGGCATCGTGTTCGGCTTTCTGGCCGCGTTCGGGCTGGGGCAGCTGGTGGGGGCCGTGCAGCCTGGCATGAGCGTGACGCCCGTGCTCGCGCCCGAAGTGGTAGCCGGTGCCGTGGGCGTGTGCGTGCTCATCGGCGTCGTGTTCGGGTCGTACCCGGCCCGCCGCGCCGCCAAGCTCGACCCGGTGGAGTCGCTGCGCTACCAGTGA
- a CDS encoding FAD-dependent protein, with amino-acid sequence MLEVANVRLPLDAGLPGAAAEALVRAAAADALGVDESAIRSVCVLKRSVDARKKRDVHFVATLGAKLAEAAAEERVLAAAVENPQVKRHTPYEPLVVPALGAALAASGEPRPVVVGSGPAGLFCALYLARAGLSPLVLERGGDVDERLAAVAAFDAGGPLDAQTNIQFGEGGAGTFSDGKLTTNIKSPNARHVLRLFADAGAPEEVLWQAKPHIGTDLLVDVVRTMRRQIEAAGGEVRFHAQLVGMRFEGGALAAVSVRDGRTGAVEELPARRVVLACGHSARDTFQLVRDAGVSMERKPFSVGVRIEHPQALVNRAQYGEAADHPALGAADYKLAVHLPSGRSAYTFCMCPGGQVVCAASEPEGVVVNGMSRHARDGENANSALLVGVGPEDFPGKDVLAGVELQRAMERAAYAAAHAAGGAPYAAPAQTVGDFLAGRAGHASATVHPTYARGVVWCDLRACLPGYVADALAEALPLLDRRLHGFADAGAVMTGVEARSSSPVRIVRGEGLQARLEGTPDDAPESGLYPCGEGAGYAGGIMSAACDGLRVAQAVAASYASDLGC; translated from the coding sequence ATGCTTGAGGTGGCGAACGTGCGCCTGCCACTCGATGCGGGGCTTCCGGGAGCTGCGGCTGAAGCGCTCGTACGTGCGGCTGCCGCGGACGCGCTCGGCGTGGACGAGAGCGCAATCCGCTCCGTGTGCGTGCTCAAGCGCAGCGTGGACGCGCGCAAGAAGCGCGACGTGCACTTCGTGGCGACGCTTGGCGCAAAGCTGGCGGAGGCGGCCGCCGAGGAGCGGGTGCTCGCCGCAGCGGTCGAGAACCCGCAGGTCAAGCGCCACACCCCCTACGAGCCGCTGGTCGTACCCGCGCTCGGCGCGGCGCTCGCGGCCTCCGGCGAGCCGCGGCCCGTCGTGGTGGGCTCGGGGCCGGCGGGGCTCTTCTGCGCGCTCTACCTGGCGCGCGCGGGGCTTTCGCCGCTCGTGCTGGAACGCGGCGGCGACGTGGACGAGCGCCTGGCCGCCGTGGCCGCCTTCGACGCGGGCGGGCCGCTCGACGCGCAGACGAACATCCAGTTCGGCGAGGGCGGTGCCGGCACGTTCTCGGACGGCAAGCTGACCACCAACATCAAGAGCCCCAACGCGCGCCACGTGCTGCGCCTGTTCGCGGACGCCGGCGCGCCCGAAGAGGTGCTCTGGCAGGCGAAGCCCCACATCGGCACCGACCTTCTGGTGGACGTGGTGCGCACGATGCGTCGCCAGATCGAGGCGGCGGGCGGCGAGGTGCGCTTCCACGCCCAGCTTGTCGGGATGCGCTTCGAAGGCGGCGCGCTGGCGGCCGTCTCGGTGCGCGACGGGCGCACGGGCGCGGTGGAGGAGCTTCCGGCGCGGCGCGTCGTGCTGGCCTGCGGGCATTCGGCGCGCGACACGTTCCAGCTCGTGCGCGACGCGGGCGTTTCCATGGAGCGCAAGCCGTTTTCCGTGGGCGTGCGCATCGAGCACCCGCAGGCGCTCGTGAACCGCGCGCAGTACGGCGAAGCGGCCGACCACCCGGCGCTCGGCGCGGCCGATTACAAGCTGGCTGTGCATCTGCCAAGCGGCCGGAGCGCCTACACGTTCTGCATGTGCCCCGGCGGCCAGGTGGTGTGCGCGGCCAGCGAGCCCGAGGGCGTGGTGGTGAACGGCATGAGCCGCCATGCGCGCGACGGCGAGAACGCGAACAGCGCGCTTCTGGTGGGCGTGGGTCCCGAGGACTTCCCGGGCAAAGACGTGCTCGCGGGCGTCGAGCTGCAGCGGGCCATGGAGCGTGCGGCCTACGCGGCGGCCCACGCTGCCGGCGGCGCGCCGTACGCCGCGCCCGCGCAGACGGTGGGGGACTTCCTCGCCGGGCGCGCGGGACACGCGAGTGCAACGGTGCATCCTACGTACGCGCGCGGCGTTGTCTGGTGCGATTTGCGCGCGTGCCTGCCCGGCTATGTGGCCGACGCCCTGGCCGAGGCGCTGCCCCTGCTCGACCGCCGGCTGCACGGCTTCGCAGACGCGGGCGCCGTCATGACCGGCGTGGAGGCGCGCAGCTCGAGCCCCGTGCGCATCGTGCGCGGCGAGGGCCTGCAGGCGCGCCTCGAGGGCACGCCCGACGACGCCCCCGAAAGCGGCCTCTACCCCTGCGGCGAGGGCGCGGGCTACGCCGGCGGCATCATGAGCGCCGCCTGCGACGGCCTCCGCGTCGCCCAGGCCGTCGCCGCATCCTACGCCTCTGACCTGGGATGCTAG
- a CDS encoding MGMT family protein, with protein sequence MGDFSRRVFQVVRQVPRGKVATYGQVGRLIGAPRSARYVGYALRANPEPGTDPGCIPCHRVVFKDGGLCKSFAFGGPDEQRVMLEAEGVAFDDEGRVDMAACQWDGRMDAACDPDAPTGPPPDFDWQAELGE encoded by the coding sequence ATGGGGGATTTCTCCAGGCGGGTGTTTCAGGTGGTGCGTCAGGTGCCGCGCGGCAAAGTGGCGACGTACGGCCAGGTGGGAAGGCTTATCGGGGCGCCGAGGTCGGCCCGCTACGTGGGCTACGCGCTGCGGGCGAACCCCGAGCCCGGCACCGATCCCGGCTGCATCCCCTGCCACCGCGTGGTGTTCAAGGACGGGGGCCTGTGCAAGTCGTTCGCATTCGGCGGGCCCGACGAGCAGCGTGTGATGCTGGAGGCCGAGGGCGTTGCGTTCGACGACGAGGGCCGCGTGGACATGGCAGCGTGCCAATGGGACGGCCGTATGGACGCCGCCTGCGACCCGGACGCCCCCACCGGTCCCCCGCCCGACTTCGACTGGCAAGCCGAGCTGGGGGAATAG
- a CDS encoding efflux RND transporter periplasmic adaptor subunit, whose protein sequence is MRAFNDLRAKRKKQRRRKIIAGVASAAAVIAIAGGAWAWFAADQAAKALQDSAPQTAVVEQGPYVETVSASGSLRPVASVSATPEVDGIVGEVLVSEGDAVEAGQTLFTVVNDELDKAVKQAAQGIAEAENGVAQAQNAVNDAYRAKSSGQQAAASVQAAAEEAAGMPDGGSSFDAASADSAIRQAELALGNANLALQNAQAAYDEAVARADKRTVTASIAGSVIAVSIEPGKALGATATGAASPVQIADLSQMTVSVGVNEIDILKITADQTAEVTFTAAPDLVLPATVTSIATTSDGAAENMGGMGGAVTYTVKLLIAEPDPRLKPGMTAKATIVTRTIENALMVPISAVQDDGAGGSYVLAVVDPGTMEVERREVEVVASDGLITVVEGGLEPGDEVTVGSMEGVGATDGGPAMGMAALDVSAG, encoded by the coding sequence ATGCGCGCGTTCAACGACCTGCGCGCCAAGCGCAAGAAGCAGCGTCGCCGCAAGATCATCGCGGGCGTCGCATCGGCTGCGGCCGTGATCGCCATCGCGGGCGGCGCGTGGGCCTGGTTCGCGGCCGATCAGGCGGCCAAGGCCCTGCAGGACAGCGCCCCGCAGACCGCCGTCGTGGAGCAGGGTCCCTACGTCGAGACCGTGTCGGCGTCCGGCAGCCTCCGGCCCGTCGCGTCGGTGAGCGCCACGCCCGAGGTGGACGGCATCGTGGGCGAGGTGCTCGTGTCCGAGGGCGACGCGGTCGAGGCCGGGCAGACGCTGTTCACCGTGGTCAACGACGAGTTGGACAAGGCGGTGAAGCAGGCGGCCCAGGGCATCGCGGAGGCCGAGAACGGCGTGGCCCAGGCGCAGAACGCCGTGAACGACGCCTACCGCGCGAAGTCCTCCGGCCAACAGGCCGCCGCGAGCGTCCAAGCGGCTGCGGAGGAGGCGGCCGGCATGCCGGACGGCGGCTCGTCGTTCGACGCGGCCAGCGCCGACTCGGCCATCCGCCAGGCCGAGCTGGCGCTCGGCAACGCGAACCTGGCCCTCCAGAACGCGCAGGCCGCCTACGACGAGGCGGTGGCCCGCGCCGACAAGCGCACGGTAACGGCCTCCATCGCGGGCAGCGTGATCGCCGTCAGCATCGAGCCGGGCAAGGCGCTCGGCGCGACGGCCACCGGCGCGGCCTCTCCCGTGCAGATCGCCGACTTGTCGCAGATGACGGTGTCCGTCGGCGTCAACGAGATCGACATCCTCAAGATCACGGCCGATCAGACTGCCGAGGTCACGTTCACCGCGGCCCCCGACCTCGTGCTGCCGGCCACGGTGACGAGCATCGCCACCACGTCCGACGGAGCGGCCGAGAACATGGGCGGCATGGGCGGCGCGGTAACCTATACGGTCAAGCTGCTCATTGCCGAGCCGGACCCGCGCCTCAAGCCCGGCATGACCGCCAAGGCCACCATCGTGACCCGCACTATCGAGAACGCCCTTATGGTGCCCATCTCGGCCGTTCAGGACGACGGCGCGGGCGGCAGCTACGTGCTGGCGGTCGTCGATCCCGGAACGATGGAGGTCGAGCGGCGCGAGGTGGAGGTGGTCGCCTCCGACGGCCTCATCACCGTGGTCGAGGGCGGCCTCGAGCCCGGCGACGAGGTGACGGTCGGCTCCATGGAGGGCGTCGGCGCGACGGACGGCGGCCCCGCCATGGGCATGGCCGCCCTCGACGTGAGCGCGGGCTAA